The following nucleotide sequence is from Poseidonibacter antarcticus.
TTTCATTGGTTTATCTTCTGTGAAGTTTGTAAGTATTTTTACTAATGATTGAGGATTGTTTGAAAGAAAAATATTTTTTTCTTTTTTTAAATTTGGTTGTAGTTTTCTTACATAAATCAATGCAAAATATACTAACAACATAAAAATTAAACTTCCTTGACTTCTCATATAAATTTGATTTGATATATACCAGTCAAATGTTTCATCAATATTTGATTCTTCTATATGTTTTATTATATCTGTAATCGAAAATGTTATCGATCGAAATACACTCATTGGAATATTAGGAGTAGAATGTTTTGCAACATAAAAATTATAATCATATTCTTTTAAAGTTCTTAAATACTCTGGTATAATTACTAATTCTCTATTTTGATGCCTTGGCTTTGTTTTATTATAATTTATTAATAATTCATTGTCTTTAATAACCTTAACAATTCCATCTGGTTTTATATAATTTAAGTCTTTTTTTATTTCTTCAATACATAAAATATTATCAGTATGGTTATCTAAACATTTTTTCAAGCCAAGACTTAAATTCTTAGTCAATAATTTTATTTCAATAGAATCAGAAATTTTTTTAGAATTGTAATATGAATAATTACGAATAAAAGATAATATTAAGACTACCATTAAAAATATCATCCAAAATACAAACTTATTGTTTAAATTTATTTTTTTCATTTGTTATAAAACCTTAATATATGTGTAAAACCGTTTGGTTTATAATTTAATTCTTCTATAGTTTCAGAAGTATTACTTGTTAAATAATTTACTCTATAGTTTTTATCTTCATAACTACTCTCAATACTCCAGTCACAAAGGTTATTTAAATTTTCTTTGATACCAGCAAAATCTCCATTCTGTACTTCTTCTAGCATAACATAAGCATCACTTCCTGCTTGTGCTCCTAATTGCATAATTTTTAATTCAATAAATTCTTTTGTTGAATCTCCTAATACCTCTACTATTATATTTGTATATTCATGACGTTCCACCTCATGCATTTGTGAAAAAATAGTTTTTATTACATTAATTAATTTCTCAGTATCAGTATAAAATGTAACACCTTTTAATTTTATCAATTCTACTTTATATTTTCTACCTAATTTTTTTCTCTCTTGAATAAAAATATCTTCAAGCATTGTATCTTTACGAATTTCAATCTTTCGCTTGAAGACATTTACTATTTCTTTAAAATCTTTAAAATCAAAAGGTTTATTTCCTGCATTACACCAATTTTTTAATCCATCCATTGAGGACCAACCTAAAGCTTCTGTTGAATCTGTTTCCCATAAGAAATTATAAACTTCTTTATATAGATTAGGAGATAGTGTTTTTAAATCATCTTTAATCGCTAACCATTGTGTTTTAACTTCAGCCATATATCCATCAAAATTTTTATAGTCACTTTTTGACAATTCTCCAAAATCCCAATCATGTGTTGTAAATTTCATTGGTTTATCTTCTGTGAAGTTTGTAAGTATTTTTACTAATGATTGAGGATTGTATTTGTTGACAACATACTTAATTATCAATGACCTAATATCATTATTTGCAAAATCTTTGGCTCTTCTACCTTCTTTATTCTTAAGTTGCTTTTTTGCACCTTTATCTAATAGTAACTTTATTAAATTACTATTATTTTCTTTTGCAGCAAACATAAGAGGTGTTATTCCATCATTAGTTTCAGTATTGATATCATTAGATTGTCTAATTACTTCATAAATAAAATCTGATGGATATTTATTAATAAATAAATCATTTATGTTAATTCCTTTTAAATCAAAATTATATTCAATTAATTTTTGTAATCCAACAACTGATTTTTCATCAATGGAATCTTTTAAGAATGGAGAGAAATTTATTATTTCAATCAATCTTAATATAGAATCTTTTAGTTCATCATTAGAGTTTACTAAATCTTGTTTTAACATTTCATGTGATGTTAATTCTGAATCCTTTTGTTTATTTTTAAAGTTTACTAAATCTTGTTTTAACTTAGAGGTTTTTTTTTCAACTCTTGGATTATTAATATTAGCTCCAGAAAGTTCAAGTAAATCCTCAATTTCTCCGTATCCTTTCAAATGAGCTACATTGTACAATGATAAACTATTTATTTGATCTTTTATATAAATATCATTATCAATAAGTAAATGAATAATTTCAAAATGCAATTCTAAACTATTTATTTGACCATTTATTTGGTAATTTATATTATAATTTGCATCAGCACCATTATCAATAAGTAATTTTGTAATTTCTAAATTATTAACTAATATGGCATAAAGAAGACAATAATTCATCAATTTTTTAGAGTTATCATTAACTATGTATTTTATAAGAAGATTAATTAATTTAATGTCTTTAATTCTTATAACTTCAATACATGATTTTAAATCAACTCCTATGCCTTTTTGCAATAGGTGTTCAAGAGTATTATAGTTATTACTTTTTATTAAGTTAAAGAGAATAGTTGAACTATCTACAGTATTCAAGTATTCATTTATAGTATCAATATATTGCAACAAGAACTCAATAAGTTCGATATCATGTAGTTTACTTGCAGTAATAAGATATGATGCAATATTTTCTTTATAATTACTTATTTCAATATTTTTTAATAAAAAAACAAGTGTATTAAATTTAATATCAAAAGTATTAAAAATTAAGATTCCTTTAATTTTCTCACTATAATTTATATTCATATTATTTATTTTTGGAATAACAAAATTTTTATTTCTAAATAGAAACATACTGAAAGCTGCATCAATTATTTCCATACCAATTTCTGCACCATATTTAATAAGTAACTCACAAACTTGAAGTTTATTTTTCTCAAAATTTTTAATCATGATTTCAAATAGAACTTCCGGTATCTTATTATCAAAAACTAATCTAAAAATTTTGGAGGAGATGAGTAAAAAGAGGAAAAAGGACTTGCCTTTTATTGATATATTAGGATTGGCACCATTTTCTAATAATAACTTTACCATCTTAATATTTCCAAATATACAAGCAAAAGCAAATAAAGAGAAGGTATTATTAATTTTACTATTGAGATCTGCTCCATTATCAATGAGATATTGAATTAAATCTAAAATATCTTGTTCAGAGATATCATCATAATAACTAGATACATATTCAATATTATTAAGATATGACTTATCACTTAAGATAAGTAAGTAAGAAAAGAGTGAAAATCCGTCTTCGGCCTGATAGTTTATATCAGCTCCTTTTTCTACAAAATATTTAATAAGTTCAAAATTATTATTTTCTGCATCTAAAGAACATAGAAGAGGTGTTGAGTCATCTTTTGTTATATTATTAACATCACCTCCATATTCAACCAAAAGTTTAACAATATCAAAATCACCTTTTAGTGTCGAAACTATTAATGCCGAATATCCGTCCTCGTCTATTTTATTAATATCTACTTCATTTTCTATTAAAAATTTTAAGAAGTTAACATTAATATAATCTCTATCCTCATAAATTTTGTCAAATAAAGAAACTAAGTTAATATCAGTTATTTTCATGCCATTATTTGTAAGTTCTTCTATTTTTTTTATACTTTGTTCTTTTAATATTTTATAGACATCATTCATTTCTATTATCCTTATATTCCATTATTTTATCAAAAATAATCTTTATTTGAATTATATATTAATATTTAGACATATATTGATTAATTAATACTTTAAAAATTAAACCCTAGTTGCACAGGATCTTTTTTATATACTATTTCAATAAAGTCTGCTTTTGTTTTCATAGCTTTATCAAGTAAATCTTGCTTAATTAAAGAAACAAGAATTGCACATGTCTTTGCTTGACAGTTTATAGATCTCTTTGGATTAAATTCAATATCGGTAAAAGTATCAAATTTTATAAGTTCTTCAATAATCTCTGGGTAATTTGAATAAAGAGTTTTTATATAAAGATAATCATAAAATGCTGTTTTTGGCTCATTCTCCCAAAAGACACCTTCATATTCAAAACCAATAATTTCTCCTGAGTTTCTAATTCTTATGTCCTTTTTAGCTTTTATACTCTCAACAAAATATAAGTCTTCATATTGAATATTTCCTTCAAATACTTTACTACCTTGAAAAGCACACTCTAATGATATTTTTTTATCAAAATCAAAATTAACTAAAAGATTAAAGGCACTTAAACTCCATCCTAATTTATTATCTGATTTAGTAGAAACTTCTAATATATTTCCATAACCATTTTCTCTTGCATTCTCATGTAAAGATTGAATAGATTTCAGTTTTTGAGAAACGGCAAAACCATTATAAAATTTAAAATCTATATTTATTTCTCTAAAAAAAGATTTTTTAGTTAATGTTGTTGTAAAAATTGGTCTAGTTGCCATATGTAATTCCTTTTATTTTATTTGTTTGAATATTATTTAAAGCCATTATCTCAGCTTTTCTTGCTTCAATTCTTGTCCAAAAGTCTTTTTCATAAACCAAGGTCTGAAAATCTATAAATTCTAATATATTGTTTAATTTAAATAAATTAGAATTATTTTGATTTGCAACTTTATCACAAAATATAGTATCTTCATCAAATAGAATAGAAACATCTAATTCTATCCATACAGGTTTTATAATACTATTTCTTTTTTTTGCTGTATGATACATAGGGTGGTCTTTTATAAAAGAAAGATGAACATATTTATCAAGCCCTCTTCTTATATCTAAAGTATGACTAAGAGACTCAGCTCCAAATCTTGAAACATCAATGCTTTGCTTTATAATATTTGATAAAGACTGAATACCATATTCTTCAATTGATCTTAAATTTGATTCATCTGTGAAATGATAAATTGAATTAATTCCGTAATTTGATAATGTTTCTCTTATACTCATCTTCTTATCCTTAATGTTTTGATAGGATAAGTTTAGTATTAAATATAGACACATATTGTCTATATTTAAAAGAGTTATTTTTTATTGAAAAGTGTTATAAATTAGTTCTTTAAGTTTAATTTATAAAATAAATTTATGCAGACAGATATGTAATTAACTGATCATCAATAGCTTTTTTAAGTGATAATGGTTCTAAGACTTTTACAAAAGGTATCCATCTTTTTATTAAATCTTCCATTTCTCTTTCTTGTGTTAATTTGTACTGAATAATTAAGCTACCATCATTATTCTCATTAATTATTTCTTGAGAAATTAAATATTTTTTTACTTTAAAAAAATATGCTTTTTCTTTACTTACTTGTATTGTTATATCTATAAGTTTCGACTTATAATCAACTTGATATTTGCTAAATGGTGTTTGAATATCTTTTATAAATTGCTCAATTTCTTTATTTATTGTAAATCTCTTACCAAGGTTTTTAGCATTTTTAATTTTAGATATTGGTTATCAATCAACAAACAGCTTTTTTGTGCCATCGCTAAATTGTAGTTTAAAGTTTTAGTACTTTTTCTCCAAATTCTCTTAATTCACCATTAGGTCCAACATATCTATATAAAGTTGCTCTTGTGACTCCTAACTCAACTGCTAACTCTGTTGCACTAGTATCTCTATTTTTCATTGCGACTTGAGCAAGTCTAACTTGTGCTTTTGAAAGTTGAAATTTTCTACCACCTTTTCTTCCTCTTGCACGAGCAGCTTTTAATCCTGCAATGGTTCTCTCTCTTATTAATTCCCTCTCAAATTCAGCAAATGCTCCAAATATTGAAAATATCATCTTACCAGCTGGAGTAGTTGTATCAATTGATGCACCTTCACCTGTTAAGACTTTAAATCCAATTTCTCTTTTATTTAGATTATCTATAGTTGATATGAGATGTTTTAAATTTCTTCCTAATCTATCTAATTTCCATACAACTAAAGTATCTCCTTTTCGAAGTGCTATTAAACAATTATCTAATCCTGGTCTATCCTCTTTAACTCCAGAAATTTTATCTGTATAAATATTTTCATTTTTAATGCCTTCATTAACAAGAGCATCAATTTGTAAATCTAAAACTTGTGAATCATCTGCTTTTGAAACTCTTCCATAACCAATCAACATTTCATTTCCTTTGTGTATATCAAACCACCATTTAAAATACACTTCTTATCAAAGGACAAAAATGCTAATAGGATATGCTCGTGTTTCAAAATCAGATAGTTCACAAGTTTTAGACTTACAAATAGATGCACTTAAAAATGCTGGAGTAGATGAGAAAAATATCTATTCTGATAAAATCTCTGGGATCAAAGAACAAAGACCTGGACTAGAAAATTGTCTAAAAGCTTTAAGGAAAGGTGATATACTATTTGTATGGAAACTTGATAGACTTGGAAGAAATTTAAAACATCTTATTGCTACCATAGAAGAGCTTGCTAAAAATGATATAGGATTTAAAGTTTTAAATGGTCAAGGGGTAGATATAGACACCACAACACCTGCAGGAAAAATGATATTCTCAATATTTGGAGCATTAGCTGAATTTGAAAGAGAACTTATTCGAGAAAGAACAAAAGCAGGTATTGCTGCAGCACGAGCTAGAGGTAGAAGGGGTGGAAGAAAGTTTGGTTTATCTAAAGCACAAGTAAGACTTGCAGAAGCTTCAATGAAAAATAGAGATACGAGTGTTACTGATCTTTGTAAAGAACTCAATATCACAAGAGCAACTTTATATCAGTATATATCACCTACTGGAGAATTGAGAGAACATGCAATTAAGGTACTTGAGAAATAGATTTAAACTATATTTAAATTTCTTTGTCGCATTTATGCTAAATGTGCCGACTTAACCATACTATTAGTTATTAGTAACTACAAGAATTTAATAAGTAGCTATCAGTCAATTTATTAGTTCTATGCAAACATTATCCTCTACATCGTATTTTGGAAACTACCCCTTGCTTTTGAGCAGTTTTTATTAATGAAAAAGTTTTTTCCAGAAAGACTTGAAATTTTGAAAATGTTCAATAAGTACATGTTGTTGAACAGTCCTAACTTCTTATTTCTATTTAGGATACTCATTACGATAATAATATACTTTTCAGTTCCAAATAAAAAGGCATAATCGTAAGTGATTTTGAAATAATATTAATAACAATCAAATAATATTAACTCAAGTATGATTTTTTTAGATGAATCATCGGCATTTTTAAAAATATATGAAATTGAAGTTTTAGAACTATCTTTAACATATGAATCAAAATTCTTATGTTTTATCATTGCCTTCTTTGCAGTTTCAATTAATTTTGAAAAAGCTTTAATATCTTTATTAAAAATAATTAAAGCTGTATATTCATCTCTCCATGTTACATATCGCATGAATAATTGGTCTATTGCTTTTAATAATTCACTTTCTCCGTGCCAAATTTTACATTCACCAATAAAAACATTCTCACCATCATTATTTTGTATTAGAATATCAGTTTTACCTATCTTATTAAATGTTTCCCCTGTTGTGGTATGAGATGTCGAAATAGAGTTCAAATGAGGTAAAAAATAATCTCTATAACCTTCTTCATCAAACTTTGATTTTAAAGAGTTTAGTTTTTCAATATTTCGACCAAATGTGTTCATCTCTAAAACAATTTGTCTGTATGATTTTTCACTCATCTCTGATAATTTATCTATAATAAAAATTGGGTCGAAAGGTCTTGATTCAAAAAAACAATCTAATTGTGATATAACCTCTTCTTCCGTTTCTTCAATCTCATAAAATTCTGCAGGATAAAGAGTTAAATCTATTCTATTATTTTCTGTAATATTAACTTTTTTAATAGATTGAAGTTCATTTAATAATTTCTGAATAGTTTCTAATTTATCATTGTTTCTCAGTTTAACTTTTAAATAGTTTTTATCATATACACTTCTTTGTTCAATTGTATAATTTACCACTTATATTTCCTTTTTAACTAAATTATTAGAATTATTCTGAGGATGGAAATTCTGACTGCAACAAATCTTTTTGAGATAAAGCTTCTTTAGTTTCTTATTTAAGTTGCAAAAGTTCATCTTCTTGTTTTTTTCTAATATTTCGATTTTGAACATACATTATACCGATTACAATAATCGCAAATAGAGCGATCACTATTGTTTTATAGGTTTTATCCCTTTTTATTTTAATCTAATTCTTGTGATTTTAACAAGTCAAAAAACATCACTAAGTGTCGTTCCGCAAAATAGTTTTTTCATTTTTAAATGACTTTTTCAATTATTTCAAGAAATTTCTAATTTTTTAAACACATTAAATTAAAAAAATCTGAAAAATGTTCTTCAGTATAGAAAATATATTCATCTTTATTTAAAAGTCTTATAGGTATTTTATACATATCCATTTCTATAAAATCATAACATTCTGGTATTTTTATTTCTTTAGTTTCATTAGTTGTTACCTTGCAAAAATCATCAAAAGAGAAATTACTTAAATCTATATCTTTTTTTTCTAAATTTGATAAAAACTTTGATTTATAGTCTCCATACTTTAAAATTGAATGACATCTAGAACATAAACATAGCGAACTTCCTGATTCTATTATATTTGATGATTGTTTTGTAATTTTTTGACTTAACCAATCGAATATTTCAAAATATTTACCTTGATTATCCTTTTTATCAAATGTAAAACCACATATTTGGCAATATCCATGATATTCTTTAGCTAAAAAGTTTTTAGTCTCATCTAAACCAAATTTTATCTTACTACTTGAATGTTTTTTTCTTATTTCTTGATTAGATTTTTGTAAATTTTCTTGTAATTTCTTTTTAGATCTTTCAATATATTCTTTTTGATCTTCCAATATTGAAGGATTTAGATCTTTTTCTCTTTTTTCAATATCTTTATCATGAGATTTCATAGCTT
It contains:
- a CDS encoding ankyrin repeat domain-containing protein, with amino-acid sequence MNDVYKILKEQSIKKIEELTNNGMKITDINLVSLFDKIYEDRDYINVNFLKFLIENEVDINKIDEDGYSALIVSTLKGDFDIVKLLVEYGGDVNNITKDDSTPLLCSLDAENNNFELIKYFVEKGADINYQAEDGFSLFSYLLILSDKSYLNNIEYVSSYYDDISEQDILDLIQYLIDNGADLNSKINNTFSLFAFACIFGNIKMVKLLLENGANPNISIKGKSFFLFLLISSKIFRLVFDNKIPEVLFEIMIKNFEKNKLQVCELLIKYGAEIGMEIIDAAFSMFLFRNKNFVIPKINNMNINYSEKIKGILIFNTFDIKFNTLVFLLKNIEISNYKENIASYLITASKLHDIELIEFLLQYIDTINEYLNTVDSSTILFNLIKSNNYNTLEHLLQKGIGVDLKSCIEVIRIKDIKLINLLIKYIVNDNSKKLMNYCLLYAILVNNLEITKLLIDNGADANYNINYQINGQINSLELHFEIIHLLIDNDIYIKDQINSLSLYNVAHLKGYGEIEDLLELSGANINNPRVEKKTSKLKQDLVNFKNKQKDSELTSHEMLKQDLVNSNDELKDSILRLIEIINFSPFLKDSIDEKSVVGLQKLIEYNFDLKGININDLFINKYPSDFIYEVIRQSNDINTETNDGITPLMFAAKENNSNLIKLLLDKGAKKQLKNKEGRRAKDFANNDIRSLIIKYVVNKYNPQSLVKILTNFTEDKPMKFTTHDWDFGELSKSDYKNFDGYMAEVKTQWLAIKDDLKTLSPNLYKEVYNFLWETDSTEALGWSSMDGLKNWCNAGNKPFDFKDFKEIVNVFKRKIEIRKDTMLEDIFIQERKKLGRKYKVELIKLKGVTFYTDTEKLINVIKTIFSQMHEVERHEYTNIIVEVLGDSTKEFIELKIMQLGAQAGSDAYVMLEEVQNGDFAGIKENLNNLCDWSIESSYEDKNYRVNYLTSNTSETIEELNYKPNGFTHILRFYNK
- a CDS encoding DarT1-associated NADAR antitoxin family protein, giving the protein MATRPIFTTTLTKKSFFREINIDFKFYNGFAVSQKLKSIQSLHENARENGYGNILEVSTKSDNKLGWSLSAFNLLVNFDFDKKISLECAFQGSKVFEGNIQYEDLYFVESIKAKKDIRIRNSGEIIGFEYEGVFWENEPKTAFYDYLYIKTLYSNYPEIIEELIKFDTFTDIEFNPKRSINCQAKTCAILVSLIKQDLLDKAMKTKADFIEIVYKKDPVQLGFNF
- a CDS encoding DarT ssDNA thymidine ADP-ribosyltransferase family protein — its product is MSIRETLSNYGINSIYHFTDESNLRSIEEYGIQSLSNIIKQSIDVSRFGAESLSHTLDIRRGLDKYVHLSFIKDHPMYHTAKKRNSIIKPVWIELDVSILFDEDTIFCDKVANQNNSNLFKLNNILEFIDFQTLVYEKDFWTRIEARKAEIMALNNIQTNKIKGITYGN
- a CDS encoding WYL domain-containing protein; this encodes MSKIKNAKNLGKRFTINKEIEQFIKDIQTPFSKYQVDYKSKLIDITIQVSKEKAYFFKVKKYLISQEIINENNDGSLIIQYKLTQEREMEDLIKRWIPFVKVLEPLSLKKAIDDQLITYLSA
- a CDS encoding recombinase family protein; protein product: MLIGYGRVSKADDSQVLDLQIDALVNEGIKNENIYTDKISGVKEDRPGLDNCLIALRKGDTLVVWKLDRLGRNLKHLISTIDNLNKREIGFKVLTGEGASIDTTTPAGKMIFSIFGAFAEFERELIRERTIAGLKAARARGRKGGRKFQLSKAQVRLAQVAMKNRDTSATELAVELGVTRATLYRYVGPNGELREFGEKVLKL
- a CDS encoding recombinase family protein → MLIGYARVSKSDSSQVLDLQIDALKNAGVDEKNIYSDKISGIKEQRPGLENCLKALRKGDILFVWKLDRLGRNLKHLIATIEELAKNDIGFKVLNGQGVDIDTTTPAGKMIFSIFGALAEFERELIRERTKAGIAAARARGRRGGRKFGLSKAQVRLAEASMKNRDTSVTDLCKELNITRATLYQYISPTGELREHAIKVLEK